A portion of the Edaphobacter bradus genome contains these proteins:
- a CDS encoding PP2C family protein-serine/threonine phosphatase — protein MFEAAQIQRKLSGPHELRYGGLQFASEVFAARFLSGDFTTYLQTGSRILVAHGDIAGKGVAAGMWFTNLAGLLQSYGRPDSDPAKIASEINRHLCYLRPVAPFVTAFLAQIDCHSGELTYCNAGHFPPILLRADGRTELIERGGPLLGAIEGAEYESGELILEPGDTLVTYSDGVLECRNTSEEEFGLDRMLVALRHAESPSAQATLMMLLATLQDFANGSPLCDDVSLTVIQRDAKCTDIRHPAG, from the coding sequence TTGTTCGAGGCCGCACAGATCCAGCGCAAACTAAGCGGTCCGCATGAGTTGCGCTACGGCGGTTTACAGTTCGCAAGCGAGGTCTTCGCGGCGCGCTTTCTCTCCGGGGATTTCACGACGTACTTGCAAACCGGTTCCAGGATTCTTGTGGCGCACGGAGACATTGCCGGTAAAGGCGTTGCGGCTGGAATGTGGTTCACCAATCTGGCAGGGCTTTTGCAAAGTTACGGCCGTCCAGATTCTGACCCGGCAAAGATCGCCTCGGAAATCAATCGCCACCTCTGCTATCTGCGCCCAGTTGCGCCGTTCGTAACGGCATTTCTCGCGCAGATTGACTGCCATAGTGGAGAACTAACTTACTGCAATGCCGGCCATTTCCCGCCAATATTGCTTCGCGCCGATGGACGGACTGAGCTGATCGAGAGGGGCGGCCCACTGTTGGGTGCTATCGAAGGTGCGGAGTACGAGTCGGGCGAACTGATTCTAGAACCCGGCGACACGCTTGTCACATACTCCGATGGTGTACTCGAATGCCGCAACACTTCCGAGGAAGAGTTCGGGTTGGATCGGATGCTAGTGGCATTACGACACGCCGAATCGCCATCCGCTCAGGCCACGCTCATGATGCTCCTCGCCACCTTGCAGGACTTCGCGAACGGTAGTCCGCTCTGCGACGACGTCAGTTTGACAGTGATTCAACGCGACGCGAAATGCACCGACATCCGACATCCTGCCGGATGA
- a CDS encoding sensor histidine kinase: protein MLVFMLGVMLPAAALIVANVKHLRTIQREKAIEAVFQVEYQEVLAIAEKRIDARAYEITEEARAKFPDAHQGDELEAFLAAHPDIAHTFLWTGKGHLESQSQPDRMSDPQFVEEGKKFSSMMGPWLDLDSSDWIAKLKKSEATEGRHVYLTNLWATRGDKMQYQSLVFFMPRGSTAEHPALAGFVYDTDYLSNKFFPQALNEVLPNQNKNDTSHPQPVIMVRTAKEHTPLAASICWDGGTPEVERSFDGVFPGLILGIKLHGTTIANISNHFVRTAFLILGALSLLMGGGMLLAYRNVARELALAKLKSDFVSNVSHELRTPLALIRLYAETLEMGRIANPVKRQEYYEIIRKESERLTSLINNILDFSRIESGKKEYSFRETDVADLVRSTLESYRFEIEQNGFQFEEKIDKDLPQVWVDREAIARSLLNLVNNAVKYSATEKYLGVHLYRHNGGVNLEVVDHGIGIPEKEQPKIFEKFYRVCDPLVHNTKGSGLGLSLVRHIVQAHGGEVAVESEPGHGSKFIITLPVQTSAVQQAKGMSA, encoded by the coding sequence ATGCTGGTGTTCATGCTGGGAGTTATGCTGCCTGCGGCCGCCCTCATCGTGGCCAATGTAAAGCACCTCAGGACCATACAGCGTGAGAAAGCGATCGAGGCCGTCTTTCAAGTGGAGTATCAAGAGGTCTTAGCTATCGCCGAAAAGCGGATTGATGCGCGCGCTTATGAGATCACCGAGGAAGCCAGGGCGAAATTTCCTGATGCGCACCAGGGTGACGAACTCGAGGCTTTTCTGGCGGCACACCCAGACATTGCGCATACGTTTCTGTGGACCGGGAAAGGCCACCTTGAGAGTCAATCTCAGCCTGATCGGATGAGCGATCCTCAATTTGTTGAAGAAGGCAAGAAGTTCTCATCCATGATGGGGCCTTGGCTTGATCTGGACTCCAGCGACTGGATCGCCAAACTGAAGAAGAGCGAGGCGACCGAAGGGCGGCACGTCTACCTTACCAACCTCTGGGCAACCAGGGGCGACAAGATGCAGTATCAGTCTTTGGTGTTCTTCATGCCTCGCGGTTCTACCGCGGAGCATCCCGCTCTGGCAGGGTTTGTCTACGATACTGACTATCTGAGTAACAAGTTTTTTCCGCAAGCGCTGAACGAGGTGCTGCCAAATCAGAACAAGAACGATACATCCCATCCTCAACCTGTGATCATGGTGCGGACTGCAAAGGAGCACACTCCTTTGGCCGCTTCGATTTGCTGGGATGGAGGTACGCCAGAAGTAGAGCGCAGTTTTGACGGTGTCTTCCCTGGGCTGATCCTGGGAATCAAGCTGCACGGGACTACGATTGCGAACATCAGCAACCACTTTGTGCGGACAGCCTTCCTTATTCTTGGAGCGCTTTCACTGCTGATGGGTGGAGGAATGCTGCTCGCCTATCGAAACGTCGCGCGAGAACTTGCACTGGCGAAATTGAAATCCGATTTTGTCTCGAACGTCTCGCACGAGTTGAGAACACCTCTGGCGCTCATCCGGCTTTACGCAGAGACGCTGGAAATGGGACGCATCGCCAATCCTGTAAAACGTCAAGAATATTACGAGATCATTCGCAAAGAGAGTGAGCGGTTGACTTCGCTGATCAACAATATTCTGGACTTCTCTCGTATTGAGTCAGGCAAGAAGGAATACAGCTTCCGCGAAACCGATGTGGCTGATCTGGTGCGGAGCACGCTGGAATCTTATCGTTTTGAAATCGAGCAGAACGGGTTCCAGTTCGAAGAGAAGATCGACAAGGATCTGCCACAAGTGTGGGTGGATCGCGAAGCGATTGCGCGTTCGCTGCTGAATCTGGTGAACAATGCGGTGAAGTACTCGGCGACAGAGAAATATCTTGGCGTACATCTATACCGGCACAATGGCGGCGTCAACCTTGAGGTCGTGGATCACGGAATCGGCATTCCCGAGAAGGAACAGCCCAAGATCTTCGAGAAGTTCTATCGTGTGTGCGATCCACTGGTGCATAACACCAAGGGAAGCGGACTGGGGCTGTCTCTTGTGCGCCACATCGTGCAGGCTCACGGGGGTGAAGTTGCGGTTGAGAGTGAGCCCGGTCACGGCAGCAAGTTCATCATTACTTTACCGGTGCAGACTTCAGCGGTTCAGCAGGCGAAAGGGATGTCGGCATGA
- a CDS encoding response regulator transcription factor: protein MRQQEKAKVTEAPRPARILVVEDEPNMVAGLRDNFEFEGYEVLTAGDGIEGLRRALEESPDLVVLDVMMPRMSGLEVCKQLRAQRGSIPIIMLTARGQELDKVVGLELGADDYVTKPFSIRELLARVKAVLRRTAVVPKDKDQHSFGNVEVDLRRRRVLKSGKALEVSSTEFELLKYFICHSGETLSRDRLLEDVWGYANYPSTRTVDTHLVRLRQKLEPDPEQPQYFLTVHGTGYRFVG, encoded by the coding sequence ATGAGACAGCAAGAGAAGGCGAAGGTAACTGAAGCGCCGAGGCCAGCGAGAATTCTTGTGGTGGAGGACGAGCCCAATATGGTGGCTGGACTCCGAGACAATTTCGAGTTTGAAGGCTACGAAGTGCTTACAGCGGGCGATGGGATCGAAGGCCTTCGGCGAGCGCTGGAAGAGTCTCCCGACCTTGTGGTCCTGGATGTCATGATGCCCCGGATGAGCGGACTGGAGGTATGCAAGCAGTTACGCGCTCAACGCGGTTCCATCCCGATTATCATGCTGACTGCCCGCGGCCAGGAACTAGACAAGGTGGTGGGCCTCGAACTCGGCGCTGACGACTATGTGACCAAGCCGTTCTCAATCCGCGAGTTGCTGGCGCGAGTGAAGGCCGTGTTGCGACGCACGGCAGTCGTTCCCAAAGATAAGGATCAACACTCCTTCGGTAACGTGGAAGTCGATCTGCGTCGTCGTCGAGTGCTCAAATCAGGCAAGGCTCTCGAGGTTTCCTCCACAGAATTCGAGCTGTTGAAGTATTTCATCTGTCATTCCGGCGAGACTCTGAGTCGTGATCGTCTTCTGGAAGACGTTTGGGGATACGCGAATTACCCATCAACCCGGACCGTGGATACGCACCTGGTACGTCTCCGCCAAAAACTTGAGCCCGATCCCGAACAACCACAGTACTTCCTCACAGTGCATGGAACAGGTTATCGGTTCGTCGGTTAG